In Harpia harpyja isolate bHarHar1 chromosome Z, bHarHar1 primary haplotype, whole genome shotgun sequence, a single window of DNA contains:
- the MAMDC2 gene encoding MAM domain-containing protein 2 isoform X2, producing the protein MLRLCLLAAHALRLAGAALLSPGSCAFEDSACGYEWDYAHLPWALHGEGHYISVDTSYEGEKAVLSSPELYSEEWSCVRLIYQIATTSETSPDPARLNLYLRQEGESFDRLLWSAEEPSDSWLIASLDLTNSTKKYKIVLEGEMRQDKSASIAVFEIKITPGYCIECDFEENHLCGFVNRWNPNVNWFVGGGNIRNSQSILPKDHTLNSELGHYMYVDSIYVKHFQEVAQLISPKTTAPMSGCLSFYYQLKQESSIVFTVYLRDTSGFYEEIWKTDSALSADWALAEVDFNAPYPMEVIFEVAFNSAKGGYVALDDISFSPVYCSNQTGPPFNPAEAGCNFEEDLCNFYQDHKDGPGWSRVKVKRNVYRAGDHTTGFGYYLLANTKFTSQPGYLGRLYGPTLPGNLQFCLRFYYALYGFFKMSGTLAVYIFEENHVVQEKIWSVLDSPKGVWTQAEISFKKPMPCKVVFVSWCKSFWDCGLVALDDISFSLGSCQAADLLLPNPGECTFEKDECVFTQKKRGRGSWHRRRGPTPTSYTGPKGDHTTGDTTCI; encoded by the exons GACATTACATTTCTGTGGATACATCTTATGAGGGTGAGAAAGCAGTGCTGTCCAGCCCTGAGCTGTACTCTGAGGAGTGGAGCTGTGTCAGACTGATTTATCAGATAGCAACGACTTCAGAGACTTCACCTGATCCTGCCAGGCTCAACCTGTACCTGAGGCAGGAAGGAGAGAGCTTTGATCGTTTGCTGTGGTCAGCCGAGGAGCCTTCAGACAGCTGGCTCATAGCTAGCTTAGATTTAACAAACAGCACAAAGAAGTACAAG ATTGTACTGGAAGGTGAAATGAGACAAGATAAATCTGCCAGTATAGCagtttttgaaattaaaataactcCTGGATATTGTATTG AATGTGACTTTGAAGAAAATCATCTTTGTGGCTTTGTGAACCGCTGGAACCCCAATGTCAACTGGTTTGTTGGTGGAGGGAACATTCGCAATTCTCAGTCTATCCTGCCCAAAGACCACACACTTAACAGTGAACTGG GTCACTACATGTATGTGGACTCTATTTACGTCAAACATTTTCAGGAAGTGGCCCAGCTAATCTCACCGAAGACCACAGCCCCAATGTCTGGCTGCTTATCTTTTTATTATCAACTTAAGCAGGAGAGTAGCATTGTTTTTACCGTTTACTTGAGAGACACGAGTGGCTTTTATGAAGAGATCTGGAAAACAGACAGTGCACTGAGCGCGGACTGGGCGCTGGCAGAAGTTGACTTCAATGCGCCATACCCCATGGAG GTAATATTTGAAGTTGCTTTCAATAGTGCCAAGGGAGGTTATGTTGCCCTTGatgacatttctttctctccGGTTTACTGCAGCAATCAGACAG GACCTCCTTTCAATCCTGCTGAGGCAGGCTGCAATTTTGAGGAAGATCTGTGTAATTTTTACCAGGATCACAAAGATGGCCCAGGATGGAGCAGAGTGAAAGTGAAGCGTAATGTGTATAGAGCAGGAGATCACACTACGGGATTTG GTTATTACTTGTTGGCGAACACAAAGTTTACATCACAGCCTGGGTACCTTGGACGTCTGTATGGCCCGACCCTGCCAGGAAACTTGCAGTTTTGTCTGCGTTTTTATTATGCCTTATATGGGTTTTTCAAAATGAGTGGCACTCTTGCTGTTTATATCTTTGAGGAGAATCATGTTGTTCAAGAGAAAATCTGGTCTGTCTTGGACTCTCCAAAGGGAGTTTGGACTCAAGCTGAAATCTCCTTCAAAAAGCCTATGCCTTGCAAG GTTGTCTTTGTCAGCTGGTGTAAAAGCTTCTGGGACTGTGGACTTGTAGCACTGGATGATATATCATTCAGCCTGGgaagctgccaggctgctg ATCTATTGCTGCCCAATCCTGGAGAGTGTACTTTTGAAAAAGATGAGTGTGTGTTTACCCAGAAGAAGAGAGGTCGTGGGAGTTGGCACAGAAGGAGGGGTCCAACTCCCACTTCTTACACCGGACCGAAAGGAGACCACACTACTGGG